A genomic stretch from Hemibagrus wyckioides isolate EC202008001 linkage group LG18, SWU_Hwy_1.0, whole genome shotgun sequence includes:
- the LOC131368665 gene encoding G2/mitotic-specific cyclin-B3-like, with amino-acid sequence MPFPRRENTHCCGSKVQGKAIGPDNQEDVHYIKRSPSSPQGAPKKRSAFVDLTNTKTVQNEACVKNSKAPKKTQSSNVVKKANNHLKVSKQVFFEEECKKAEDHTNRVEESTSPDPGVSPAKEQPAVQDQKIPEEFDVDQEQAGDYLMSPEYAKDIFDYLRDREEKFVLTDYMHAQLDLNASMRGILIDWMVEVQENFELNHETLYLAVKLTDHYLSVTEVMRESLQLIGSTAMLIAAKFEERCPPGIDDFLYICDDAYERQEFLVMERKILQGLNFDINIPVPYRFLRRYAKVAHASMETLTLARYVCELSLLELELVPERASCLASACLLLALITSRLGGWTAALQHHSGYTLRELGPLVRRLYAMLASPADENLRAVENKYSHKVFFEVARIPLVHIETLEAALSDPDFTLD; translated from the exons ATGCCTTTCCCACGGCGggagaacacacactgctgtgggTCTAAAGTTCAGGGTAAAGCGATTGGACCGGATAACCAG GAAGATGTTCATTATATCAAAAGAAGTCCATCCTCCCCTCAAGGTGCTCCCAAGAAAAGATCTGCCTTTGTTGACCTTACAAAT ACCAAAACAGTCCAGAATGAAGCCTGTGTCAAGAACAGCAAAGCGCCCAAGAAGACACAGTCAAGCAACGTGGTCAAAAAAGCTAACAACCACCTGAAAGT GTCTAAACAGGTGTTCTTTGAGGAAGAGTGTAAAAAAGCTGAAGATCATACGAATCGGGTGGAGGAGTCAACATCGCCAGACCCGGGTGTGTCTCCTGCTAAAGAGCAGCCTGCAGTCCAAGACCAAAAg ATCCCAGAAGAGTTTGATGTTGATCAGGAGCAAGCTGGCGACTACTTGATGAGTCCGGAGTACGCTAAAGATATTTTTGACTacctcagagacagagag gAGAAATTTGTCTTGACTGATTACATGCACGCTCAACTGGACCTGAATGCAAGTATGAGAGGTATTCTAATCGACTGGATGGTGGAAGTCCAG GAAAACTTTGAGCTGAATCACGAAACGCTGTACCTGGCAGTGAAGCTGACGGATCACTACCTGTCTGTCACAGAGGTGATGAGAGAATCGCTGCAGCTCATCGGATCCACGGCGATGCTCATCGCTGCCAAGTTTGAA gaGCGCTGTCCCCCTGGGATTGATGACTTCCTGTACATTTGTGATGATGCCTACGAGAGACAGGAATTCCTTGTTATGGAAAGGAAAATTCTCCAAGGACTTAACTTTGACATTAACATCCCTGTGCCTTATAGGTTCCTCAGGCGTTATGCAAAG GTGGCCCATGCTAGCATGGAGACGCTAACTTTGGCGCGCTATGTGTGTGAACTGAGCCTGCTGGAACTGGAGCTGGTGCCGGAGCGAGCGTCGTGCTTAGCGTCCGCCTGCCTCCTCCTCGCCCTCATCACCAGCCGCCTGGGAGGATGG ACGGCGGCGCTGCAGCACCACAGCGGCTACACACTGCGTGAGCTCGGCCCACTGGTCAGGAGGCTGTATGCCATGTTGGCCAGTCCTGCAGACGAGAACCTCAGAGCCGTGGAGAACAAGTACTCTCACAA AGTCTTCTTCGAAGTAGCGAGAATTCCACTGGTGCATATCGAGACGTTAGAGGCGGCTCTTTCTGACCCTGACTTTACTCTGGATTAA
- the ankrd46a gene encoding ankyrin repeat domain-containing protein 46: protein MSYMFASDSLQATLPLLQACIDGDVAYAKRLLETGFDPNARDCRGRSGMHLAAARGNVEICRLLHKFGADLLATDAQGNTALHMCGHVDTIQFLVSNGLKIDICNHNGATPLVLAKRRGVNRDALRLLEGLEEQEVKGFNRSSHSSLEKMHIADNESAMESHSLLNPHLHRSDGVFSSFRTTWQEFVEDLGFWRVLLLLLFIALLSLAIAYYVSGVLPFSSNQLELVR, encoded by the exons ATGTCGTACATGTTCGCCAGCGATTCTCTTCAAGCCACACTGCCGCTGCTGCAGGCCTGCATTGATGGCGATGTGGCTTATGCCAAGCGCCTGCTGGAGACCGGCTTCGACCCAAACGCACGTGACTGTCGGGGGCGATCCGGGATGCACCTGGCTGCGGCACGCGGGAACGTGGAGATCTGTCGCCTGCTACACAAGTTCGGAGCGGACCTGCTGGCCACTGACGCTCAGGGGAACACTGCACTGCACATGTGTGGCCACGTGGACACCATCCAGTTCCTCGTGTCCAACGGACTCAAGATCGACATCTG TAATCACAATGGAGCAACTCCTCTGGTCCTGGCTAAGAGGCGCGGTGTGAACAGAGACGCTCTGCGGCTCCTAGAAGGACTGGAGGAGCAGGAGGTGAAGGGCTTCAACCGCAGCTCCCATTCCAGCCTGGAGAAGATGCACATAGCAGATAATGAGAG TGCCATGGAGAGTCATTCGCTCCTCAACCCTCACCTCCACCGCAGCGACGGCGTGTTCTCCAGCTTTCGCACCACGTGGCAGGAGTTCGTGGAGGATCTCGGCTTCTGGAGGGTTCTGTTGCTCCTGCTGTTCATCGCTCTGCTCTCACTGGCTATTGCTTACTACGTCAGTGGCGTCCTGCCTTTCAGCTCAAATCAGCTGGAACTTGTGCGTTAG
- the atg4a gene encoding cysteine protease ATG4A: MEAVLAKYENQINVFSEFLEDLPDTDEPVWILGVSYNVKTEKSELLSDVRSRLWFTYRRKFSPIGGTGPSSDTGWGCMLRCGQMILAQALICSHLGRTWRWLSDRSQPAEYQRILHCFLDRKDSCYSIHQMAQMGVGEGKSVGEWYGPNTVAQVLRKLTPFDDWSSLAVYVSMDNTVVIEDIKKQCHQEVRPSRCICGGVEVPSSDTSSDDRKQLQAPCPVSHFQQNPQHSQDWRPLLLLIPLRMGINNINPIYIQALKECFKMPQSCGVLGGKPNLAYYFIGFIDDELIYLDPHTTQSAVDSEMGLGGGDQSYHCQRSPHRMKISSLDPSVALGFFCKSEEDFDRWCTQVQQEILKKRNLRMFELVEKHPPHWPPFVPPTKPEVQTTGAEFIESTDKLFESEEEFEILNV, from the exons ATGGAGGCAG ttttaGCCAAATATGAAAACCAGATCAACGTGTTCTCTGAATTCCTTGAAGATTTACCAGACACTGACGAGCCAGTGTGGATTTTAGGAGTGTCTTATAATGTTAAAACAG AAAAGTCAGAGCTTCTGTCTGATGTGCGTTCACGGCTGTGGTTCACGTACAGGAGGAAGTTCAGCCCTATCG GAGGAACGGGTCCGTCGTCAGACACGGGCTGGGGCTGCATGCTGCGCTGTGGACAGATGATCCTGGCACAGGCCCTCATCTGCAGCCATCTCGGAAGAA CATGGAGGTGGCTGAGTGACAGAAGTCAACCAGCTGAGTATCAGCGCATCCTCCACTGCTTTCTGGACAGAAAAGACAGCTGTTACTCAATTCACCagatgg CTCAGATGGGGGTGGGCGAGGGTAAATCTGTTGGAGAGTGGTACGGGCCGAACACAGTAGCACAAGTCCTCAG GAAACTCACACCGTTTGATGATTGGAGTTCGTTAGCTGTCTATGTGTCAATGGACAACACCGTAGTGATCGAAGACATCA aGAAGCAGTGTCATCAGGAAGTGAGACCCAGTCGGTGTATCTGTGGTGGGGTTGAAGTTCCTTCATCTGACACTTCATCAGATGACCGTAAACAGCTCCAGGCTCCGTGCCCCGTCTCACATTTCCAGCAGAATCCCCAGCATTCGCAGGATTGGAGGCCTCTGCTGCTGCTTATCCCACTCCGCATGGGCATCAACAACATCAACCCCATCTACATCCAGGCACTGAAA gaATGTTTTAAGATGCCTCAGTCTTGTGGCGTTCTCGGTGGAAAACCCAACCTGGCTTATTACTTCATCGGATTTATAG ATGATGAGCTGATTTATCTGGACCCTCACACCACCCAATCAGCTGTGGACTCAGAGATGGGGCTCGGGGGGGGTGATCAGAGCTACCACTGCCAGAGGAGTCCTCATCGCATGAAGATCAGCAGCCTGGACCCGTCTGTAGCTCTG GGCTTCTtctgtaagagtgaggaggatTTTGACAGATGGTGTACTCAGGTTCAGCAG GAAATCCTGAAGAAGCGAAACCTGCGGATGTTCGAGTTGGTGGAGAAACATCCGCCTCACTGGCCGCCGTTCGTTCCTCCGACTAAACCGGAGGTGCAGACCACGGGAGCAG aGTTCATCGAGTCCACAGATAAACTGTTCGAGTCTGAGGAGGAGTTCGAGATCCTGAATGTGTGA